One window from the genome of Treponema sp. OMZ 838 encodes:
- a CDS encoding GNAT family N-acetyltransferase: MTFILSPEMLNDIIFSMENQTEILLFDALEGVCVAADTIGDNYETVIDEQRYYNLPKWTSAHGFHVMEQFTALVHNPLLREALLNALGQRKGVFRRYKEALKTAPAVEREWYRFKDQQMNAAVYEWYNDLRKLWGLEKISFEDETDSQLLQEDFTFQIEKYDALNTELLRNFIRKTETTSDDSDKIISFDDFDEKAAFEAGSLLGYTAFFDANVCAAAGQKYGTTQHNAVYITAYNENGLCGVCSVIAFPFNESFCIPFLRVLPEYRGLGLGKELLQRACTYAKPLADVLIFADFCAPAHVIALLEREGFEQKGLLYVKDLSSDE; the protein is encoded by the coding sequence ATGACATTTATTTTATCCCCCGAAATGCTCAACGATATTATCTTTTCTATGGAAAATCAAACGGAAATTCTTTTATTCGATGCACTTGAAGGTGTCTGTGTTGCTGCAGATACCATTGGCGATAATTATGAAACGGTTATCGACGAACAGCGCTATTACAATCTTCCTAAATGGACTTCCGCGCATGGTTTCCATGTGATGGAGCAGTTTACTGCACTGGTGCATAATCCGCTACTGCGGGAGGCATTGCTCAATGCGCTCGGACAGCGGAAAGGCGTCTTTCGCCGGTATAAAGAAGCGCTGAAAACCGCACCTGCTGTTGAACGCGAATGGTACCGCTTCAAGGATCAGCAGATGAATGCTGCCGTGTACGAATGGTATAATGATCTGCGAAAACTCTGGGGACTGGAAAAAATCAGTTTTGAAGATGAAACGGACAGTCAGCTTTTACAGGAAGATTTTACGTTTCAGATTGAAAAATACGATGCGTTGAATACCGAACTTTTGCGAAATTTTATCCGTAAAACGGAAACAACATCCGACGACAGTGATAAGATAATATCCTTTGACGACTTTGACGAAAAGGCAGCATTTGAAGCGGGTAGCCTACTTGGATACACAGCATTTTTTGATGCGAATGTTTGCGCCGCAGCCGGACAGAAGTACGGTACAACTCAGCATAATGCTGTGTATATCACTGCATACAATGAAAACGGGTTGTGCGGGGTTTGCTCCGTCATTGCCTTCCCGTTTAATGAAAGTTTTTGTATTCCGTTCTTGCGGGTATTGCCTGAGTATCGGGGGCTTGGACTCGGTAAAGAGCTTCTACAGCGAGCCTGTACGTATGCCAAACCTTTGGCTGATGTACTGATATTTGCCGACTTTTGCGCACCGGCTCATGTGATTGCGCTACTTGAACGGGAAGGGTTTGAGCAGAAAGGACTCTTGTATGTAAAAGATTTATCCAGTGATGAGTAA
- a CDS encoding ABC transporter ATP-binding protein produces MIFAVHNGTFAFKGGAPVLRDVSFSIESGQILSILGPNGIGKTTLLRCMMGMLQWNSGTSTVDGQNIVEIPTQQLWRRIAYVPQAKYLPFAFTVEEMILLGRSVHIGLFGVPGEKDRQYCEEAMEAVGISHLRGKYCNRLSGGELQMVLIARALCSKPEMLVLDEPESNLDFRNQLIILETVHRLAKVDGLCCVFNTHYPAHALRISDKSLILSRNGESIFGQSEAVINAEIMEDVFQVHVDILQASHKGIPYSAVTAVSLAK; encoded by the coding sequence GTGATATTCGCGGTTCATAATGGGACATTTGCATTTAAAGGCGGCGCACCGGTTTTACGGGATGTTTCTTTTTCGATAGAGAGCGGGCAGATATTATCCATCCTTGGCCCCAACGGTATCGGAAAAACAACGTTGCTCCGCTGCATGATGGGGATGCTGCAATGGAATTCCGGTACCAGTACGGTTGACGGACAGAATATTGTAGAAATTCCTACACAACAGCTGTGGAGGCGTATTGCCTATGTTCCGCAGGCAAAATATCTCCCCTTTGCTTTTACCGTAGAGGAGATGATTCTATTGGGACGCAGTGTACACATCGGATTGTTCGGCGTGCCGGGCGAAAAGGATAGACAATACTGTGAAGAAGCGATGGAAGCAGTAGGCATTTCCCATTTACGCGGCAAGTATTGCAACCGTTTAAGCGGCGGGGAGCTGCAAATGGTATTGATCGCCCGGGCGCTGTGCAGCAAGCCGGAAATGCTGGTACTGGATGAGCCTGAATCAAACTTGGATTTCCGCAACCAGCTTATCATTTTGGAAACGGTTCACCGGCTTGCAAAAGTTGACGGCTTATGCTGCGTATTCAACACCCATTACCCCGCCCATGCCCTGCGTATTTCCGACAAGTCGCTCATTCTCTCCCGCAACGGAGAAAGTATATTCGGGCAATCGGAGGCGGTTATTAACGCGGAGATAATGGAAGATGTTTTTCAGGTGCACGTTGATATTCTTCAGGCTTCGCATAAAGGGATACCGTACAGCGCTGTAACGGCGGTATCTTTAGCGAAATAA
- the fmt gene encoding methionyl-tRNA formyltransferase, protein MNVFFAGTPDCAIPALRAIAKTYPLAGVLTAPPARVGRGKKYADSAVAQAVAELKERGVIAQEVPVFTPEKLNADFREAVAALRPDIMVCFAYGKIFGPKTLALFPHGALNIHPSLLPRWRGPSPVPAAILAGDSTTGVTVQYMAQEMDAGDIVIQKELPVEPSDTTETLLTRCAELGASLIVQALKTVETGSVTATQQNHAAATYCTLLEKDSGLLCWQDDAGAIDRKIRAYTPWPGAFTYWMGSKLSIIQAHPYTGNAAAESPETPGLVLGIDKREGVLVQTGKSILAVQILQKETKKAMQWKDFLNGAAGFIGTTLRSLPET, encoded by the coding sequence ATGAACGTTTTTTTTGCCGGAACTCCCGATTGTGCAATCCCGGCCTTGCGAGCAATAGCAAAGACCTATCCTCTTGCCGGCGTGTTAACGGCTCCGCCCGCCCGTGTCGGACGCGGCAAAAAATATGCAGACTCTGCGGTAGCGCAGGCGGTTGCCGAACTAAAAGAACGCGGCGTCATCGCTCAAGAGGTACCGGTCTTTACACCGGAAAAATTAAATGCGGATTTTCGCGAAGCAGTAGCGGCGCTCCGACCTGATATAATGGTATGTTTTGCGTATGGAAAGATTTTCGGCCCGAAGACGCTGGCATTATTTCCACACGGAGCGCTCAATATTCATCCGTCCCTGCTGCCCCGATGGAGGGGACCGAGTCCGGTACCGGCAGCAATCCTTGCAGGAGATAGCACAACAGGTGTAACCGTTCAGTATATGGCGCAGGAAATGGATGCGGGAGACATCGTTATTCAAAAAGAGCTGCCGGTTGAACCGTCCGATACGACCGAAACGCTCTTAACCCGCTGTGCAGAACTCGGCGCTTCGCTCATCGTGCAAGCGCTTAAAACGGTAGAAACGGGTTCTGTCACCGCAACACAGCAAAATCATGCAGCAGCAACCTATTGTACGCTGTTGGAAAAAGATAGCGGATTACTGTGCTGGCAAGATGATGCCGGCGCAATAGATCGAAAAATACGCGCCTACACCCCGTGGCCGGGAGCCTTTACCTATTGGATGGGTTCAAAACTTTCTATTATACAGGCTCATCCGTATACGGGGAACGCAGCGGCGGAATCTCCCGAAACACCCGGACTGGTACTCGGCATTGATAAACGGGAAGGCGTATTGGTACAAACAGGCAAGAGTATTTTGGCAGTTCAGATACTCCAGAAGGAAACAAAAAAAGCAATGCAATGGAAGGATTTTTTAAACGGGGCAGCCGGCTTTATCGGAACGACGCTCCGATCTCTTCCGGAAACATAA
- a CDS encoding iron ABC transporter permease, whose protein sequence is MSTMIKKENRRQYPVLFGCLLFLAPLIAMMISLSIGRYSVPASSTIRAIIQFITHNNIALAKDNVEAHIIIGIRLPRILLGLLCGCALASAGAGLQALLSNPLVSPDTLGVASGASFGAALALLADQRLLIVQLSALVFGILALYLTYQAGKIKQQNTIVMLVLAGVVVSALFQAMVSLIKYTADSEEKLPTITYWLLGSLNNATWKGLAVGAPIIVTGTVILILARWKCNILTLSDDEAKSMGIDLRKIRLLIIIASAAVIASSVSMCGQIGWVGLVVPHVCRMLFGSDNRRVIPASASIGAVFMLLLDTVARSATQSEIPLSILTALVGAPFFIILLKRTGGGWK, encoded by the coding sequence ATGTCAACAATGATCAAAAAAGAGAACCGACGGCAGTATCCTGTTTTATTTGGATGTCTCTTATTTTTAGCACCGCTTATTGCAATGATGATCAGCCTCTCTATCGGACGGTATTCGGTGCCGGCAAGCAGTACTATTCGCGCAATTATACAGTTCATTACACACAATAATATCGCATTGGCAAAAGATAATGTTGAAGCCCACATTATTATCGGCATCAGACTGCCCCGCATCCTGTTAGGGCTGCTCTGCGGCTGTGCATTGGCAAGTGCCGGAGCAGGGTTACAAGCGCTGCTTTCCAACCCGCTTGTGTCCCCCGATACGCTTGGAGTTGCCTCAGGTGCAAGTTTCGGCGCCGCACTGGCACTGCTGGCAGATCAACGCCTGCTGATTGTACAGCTCAGTGCCCTTGTTTTCGGTATCCTTGCCCTATACCTCACCTACCAAGCAGGAAAAATAAAGCAGCAGAACACCATTGTTATGCTGGTGTTAGCAGGCGTTGTGGTATCTGCGCTATTCCAGGCAATGGTATCGCTCATTAAATACACGGCAGATTCTGAAGAAAAACTCCCGACAATTACCTATTGGCTGCTTGGAAGTCTGAATAATGCCACATGGAAAGGTTTAGCCGTAGGAGCGCCGATTATTGTAACAGGAACGGTAATCTTAATCCTTGCACGGTGGAAATGCAATATTCTCACCTTATCTGATGATGAAGCAAAGTCTATGGGGATCGATCTCCGGAAAATACGCTTACTGATCATTATCGCATCGGCGGCGGTTATTGCTTCCAGTGTTTCTATGTGCGGACAAATCGGCTGGGTAGGGCTCGTGGTGCCTCATGTATGCCGGATGCTCTTCGGAAGTGATAACCGGCGGGTTATTCCTGCAAGTGCCAGCATCGGTGCTGTGTTCATGCTGCTGTTAGATACAGTCGCCCGCAGTGCAACGCAGTCGGAAATTCCCCTTTCCATTCTGACAGCCCTTGTAGGAGCTCCTTTCTTTATCATACTGCTAAAACGGACGGGAGGCGGCTGGAAGTGA
- a CDS encoding rod-binding protein gives MISAVQHNNHISSQHPANKHAAKNTQSFSQLLDSLKTESARFSTAKESAHSNLSTRLPGEYLSSFEIVNPTDADRAAQPKGMGAVSAAQHSGTKATIDKTSELYQQALELESYFVKIMLDSMRSTLGKNTLAGKESFAGQMYDDMMYEELSRTMTKNAGLGLADQIYLQLNGQA, from the coding sequence ATGATCAGCGCAGTGCAGCACAATAACCATATCTCATCACAGCATCCAGCAAACAAACATGCTGCAAAAAACACGCAGAGCTTTTCTCAGTTGCTTGATTCCTTAAAGACCGAATCCGCACGCTTTTCTACAGCGAAGGAATCCGCTCATTCAAACCTCTCGACGCGGCTGCCGGGTGAGTATCTAAGCTCATTTGAAATCGTCAATCCTACCGATGCAGACCGCGCGGCACAACCTAAAGGTATGGGCGCCGTTTCTGCGGCACAGCACTCCGGTACAAAGGCCACTATCGATAAAACCTCCGAACTGTATCAGCAAGCCCTTGAGCTTGAATCGTACTTTGTCAAAATCATGCTCGATTCCATGCGGAGTACCTTAGGCAAAAATACTCTTGCCGGAAAAGAAAGCTTTGCCGGCCAAATGTACGACGACATGATGTACGAAGAGCTGTCCCGCACGATGACCAAAAACGCAGGGCTCGGTCTTGCCGATCAAATATACTTACAGCTGAACGGGCAAGCGTAA
- a CDS encoding class I SAM-dependent methyltransferase, with amino-acid sequence MSHEGVIARTIMFDREAASFIAAHPDCTVLNLACGLDDRFSRVDNGTIRWFDLDLADSMAVRRQFFSDTDRRKMLTGSILDTAWVTAVKSSGNYKDSSCVLIIIEGLLMYLTEAEVKQTFAIIADSFPGARIITELMCRAATGFSKHHDTVKHTGAVFRWGIDNGTEVEELCPKLRLLKEESFNLEMSKYTFRGWLFGNLPKFKQLNNRLAVFEVKVYSPALTVSV; translated from the coding sequence ATGAGCCATGAGGGAGTTATTGCGCGCACGATTATGTTTGACCGGGAAGCAGCCTCTTTTATTGCAGCGCATCCTGATTGTACTGTACTGAATCTTGCATGCGGACTTGATGACCGATTCTCCCGTGTCGATAACGGAACTATCCGCTGGTTCGATCTTGACCTTGCCGACAGCATGGCGGTACGGCGGCAGTTTTTCTCCGATACCGACCGGAGAAAAATGCTCACCGGATCCATACTTGATACTGCATGGGTTACCGCAGTAAAGAGTTCCGGTAACTACAAGGACTCTTCTTGTGTATTGATCATAATAGAAGGGCTCCTCATGTATCTGACGGAAGCCGAGGTTAAACAGACCTTTGCCATTATTGCAGACTCTTTTCCCGGTGCACGGATTATCACTGAATTGATGTGTAGAGCCGCAACAGGATTTTCGAAACACCATGATACCGTTAAACATACCGGTGCGGTATTCCGATGGGGAATCGATAACGGTACCGAAGTTGAAGAGCTGTGTCCAAAGCTGCGGCTGCTTAAAGAAGAAAGTTTTAATCTGGAAATGAGCAAATACACGTTCCGCGGCTGGCTATTCGGTAATCTGCCTAAGTTCAAGCAGCTGAATAATAGACTTGCGGTGTTTGAAGTAAAGGTTTATTCCCCTGCGCTCACCGTTTCGGTGTAG
- a CDS encoding Rossmann-like domain-containing protein: MEDLKAILDINRALYKRFGLPLPIFDELITGFRWIMTADTDSHISLALRVEENISPEQYAKIAAELYGKPVDVCIELLLKQHDPHLRNLIVSLSSLMSKPLNTAELLAQRGIVRTEGLQFRYQTEGKKIGLIGFGVYINRFLNRCKEFHVFDLRKPEAILSYRYKNGLQRFPEGIQWHLGHNAADFCDILSTLDIIIMSGSTIVNNSYMALRQAGSNAEIVGLYGPSCELCPDYFFEQGYNYMFSTSVRDKETYLKTALGAEQTYREFDYMDIYELERR; encoded by the coding sequence ATGGAAGATTTAAAGGCTATTTTGGATATAAACCGTGCGTTGTATAAAAGATTCGGCTTACCGCTGCCGATTTTTGATGAGCTTATTACAGGCTTCCGCTGGATTATGACGGCTGATACCGATTCACATATAAGCCTTGCACTGCGTGTTGAAGAAAATATAAGCCCTGAACAATATGCGAAAATTGCAGCGGAGCTTTACGGTAAACCGGTAGACGTATGTATCGAACTGCTGCTTAAACAGCATGATCCTCATCTACGGAATCTCATCGTAAGTTTAAGCAGTTTGATGAGTAAGCCGCTCAATACGGCGGAGCTTCTGGCTCAGCGCGGCATTGTGAGGACGGAAGGTCTGCAATTCCGGTATCAAACGGAAGGAAAAAAGATCGGGCTTATCGGGTTCGGTGTTTATATCAACCGTTTTTTGAACCGCTGTAAAGAATTTCATGTATTTGATTTACGAAAACCGGAAGCAATTCTGAGTTATCGTTATAAAAACGGGCTGCAGCGGTTTCCGGAAGGCATACAGTGGCACCTTGGACACAATGCCGCTGATTTTTGCGATATACTCAGTACGCTTGATATTATCATTATGTCAGGCAGCACTATTGTGAATAATTCATACATGGCATTGCGGCAAGCGGGATCCAATGCGGAAATTGTAGGCTTGTACGGACCGAGCTGTGAGCTCTGTCCCGACTACTTTTTTGAACAAGGGTATAACTATATGTTCAGTACCTCGGTTAGGGATAAGGAAACGTATTTGAAGACTGCCCTCGGCGCAGAGCAGACATACCGTGAATTTGACTACATGGATATTTATGAACTTGAACGGAGATAA
- the def gene encoding peptide deformylase: MKVLYLGEETLRQPSKPVEHIDEALHELIREMFITMDEDKGIGLAAPQIGKNVRLFIVKIDDGVERVFINPLIVGTSEKQCSYEEGCLSIPKMYADVVRPEAVTVQYQDMNGRRRTIEATGLLARVIQHEYDHLEGVLFIDRLSEKERDNLIAKFTQQQERKKQREAKKRARA; this comes from the coding sequence ATGAAGGTACTGTATTTAGGTGAAGAAACGCTCCGGCAGCCCTCAAAGCCGGTAGAGCATATTGATGAAGCCTTGCATGAACTGATACGGGAAATGTTTATAACGATGGATGAGGATAAAGGTATCGGTTTGGCGGCGCCTCAGATAGGAAAAAATGTAAGACTTTTTATCGTAAAAATCGATGACGGCGTGGAACGAGTATTCATTAATCCGCTCATTGTCGGCACTTCGGAAAAACAATGCAGCTATGAAGAAGGCTGTTTAAGCATCCCTAAAATGTATGCGGACGTTGTTCGCCCCGAAGCCGTTACCGTGCAATATCAGGATATGAACGGACGGCGCAGGACGATAGAAGCAACCGGTTTACTCGCGCGGGTCATCCAGCATGAGTATGATCACCTTGAAGGAGTCCTTTTCATTGACCGGCTATCCGAAAAAGAACGAGATAACCTCATTGCAAAGTTTACTCAACAACAAGAGCGCAAAAAACAGCGCGAAGCAAAAAAGCGGGCGCGTGCATAA
- a CDS encoding class I SAM-dependent methyltransferase yields MMYEAGHVFLARIGKTTLRPGGIEATEWLIDQAAITQETKVLEVACNRGRTMIQLAQRFGCAVTGVDLDENALQNAKANIEKNNLQEKLTLIHGDATALPFEDNSFDVIINEAMLTMLVGDRKDKALKEYFRVLKPGGRVVTQDVFLPLKTRHSKRNSEWV; encoded by the coding sequence ATGATGTACGAAGCTGGACATGTTTTTTTAGCAAGAATCGGTAAAACGACGCTCCGTCCGGGCGGTATTGAAGCTACCGAATGGCTGATTGATCAGGCTGCAATAACACAGGAGACAAAGGTTCTTGAGGTTGCGTGCAATAGAGGGCGCACCATGATTCAGTTGGCACAGAGATTCGGATGTGCCGTTACAGGTGTCGATCTTGATGAAAATGCCTTACAAAATGCGAAAGCCAATATCGAAAAAAATAATCTACAAGAGAAACTTACGCTGATACACGGAGATGCAACGGCATTACCGTTTGAAGATAATAGTTTTGATGTTATTATCAATGAAGCAATGCTGACCATGCTGGTGGGCGACCGCAAAGACAAAGCTCTCAAAGAGTATTTCCGTGTGCTTAAACCGGGCGGTAGAGTAGTAACACAGGATGTTTTTTTACCGTTAAAGACGCGGCACAGCAAAAGGAACTCAGAATGGGTCTAA
- a CDS encoding cupin domain-containing protein, translated as MKEKRIFSIAEEHKPIVGCTTSEALLQGSMCSMSVFSIAAETNISPETYNYPKLWKIEQGSADVIYLSEHTQPLQYGELFVVPENIPVGIQSSGGCIYSEIIFNKECSMNKILKGGELFVLKELLPYKEANIVSMDLVDDKKTKFVLMSFDAGTELQPHAAPGEAIVFGLDGEAIIGYEGKEYRIHEGENFKFDKDGRHYVKAVGKFKMALLLIRE; from the coding sequence ATGAAAGAAAAACGAATATTTTCCATTGCAGAAGAGCATAAACCGATAGTGGGGTGTACAACGTCAGAGGCATTATTGCAAGGCAGTATGTGCAGTATGTCGGTATTTTCTATTGCAGCGGAGACGAATATCAGCCCCGAAACTTATAACTATCCTAAGCTTTGGAAGATAGAGCAGGGGAGTGCAGATGTTATCTATCTTAGTGAGCATACTCAGCCGCTGCAGTACGGCGAGCTGTTTGTGGTGCCGGAAAATATTCCGGTCGGCATACAGAGCAGCGGCGGATGTATATATTCGGAAATCATATTCAATAAGGAGTGTTCTATGAACAAAATTTTGAAAGGCGGAGAGCTTTTTGTCTTAAAAGAATTGCTTCCATACAAGGAAGCAAATATCGTCAGCATGGATCTTGTTGATGACAAAAAAACAAAATTTGTGCTGATGTCGTTTGATGCGGGTACGGAGCTGCAGCCCCATGCAGCTCCCGGGGAAGCAATTGTATTCGGGCTTGACGGTGAAGCTATCATCGGTTATGAAGGCAAGGAATACCGCATACATGAAGGTGAAAACTTCAAGTTCGATAAAGACGGCAGACACTATGTAAAAGCAGTGGGTAAATTTAAAATGGCGTTGCTGCTGATTCGCGAATAG
- a CDS encoding Crp/Fnr family transcriptional regulator: MLNFCTAFLAHSAVFKGIPAQEIDKAVSCLHGFYRLLESGQEVHPIADTIPYAGIVITGCIHVEQIGVDGKIILLKQVQRGDLFGAELSCLGLTNPFLRMVSAQKSKVLFIKVPSAQNKTCRTCPYKMTVLENILREVARDAVYLNLKIQLLSQPTLRDKLLFYLNVMHDSQHSHVFTIPFTREKLAQFICADRSAVSRELSRMQREGIITIEGKQIKFVLHRQQTVNG; this comes from the coding sequence ATGCTTAATTTTTGCACAGCTTTTTTAGCGCATTCTGCGGTATTTAAAGGTATCCCCGCTCAAGAAATTGATAAAGCTGTTTCCTGCCTTCACGGATTTTACCGGTTACTTGAAAGCGGACAGGAAGTACATCCGATAGCTGATACTATCCCTTACGCAGGCATTGTGATTACCGGCTGCATTCATGTAGAACAAATCGGTGTTGATGGGAAGATCATACTGCTTAAGCAAGTGCAAAGGGGAGACCTGTTCGGCGCAGAACTCAGTTGTTTAGGGTTGACAAATCCGTTTTTACGTATGGTAAGTGCTCAAAAATCAAAGGTGCTGTTTATCAAAGTGCCGTCTGCACAAAATAAGACGTGCCGAACCTGTCCGTATAAGATGACTGTTTTAGAGAATATCCTCAGGGAAGTTGCACGTGATGCAGTATATCTGAATCTGAAAATTCAGCTTCTTTCGCAGCCGACACTCCGTGATAAACTGCTGTTTTATCTGAATGTAATGCATGACTCGCAGCACTCTCATGTTTTTACAATCCCTTTTACGCGGGAAAAACTGGCGCAGTTTATTTGCGCTGATAGAAGTGCGGTATCGCGGGAGTTGAGCCGTATGCAGCGCGAAGGTATTATCACAATTGAGGGGAAACAGATCAAGTTTGTGTTGCACCGGCAACAGACGGTAAACGGATAA
- a CDS encoding PASTA domain-containing protein encodes MSIGDIADDISGNGKTIVITSLVMLIVFVAVSTLVFFISLKSAEQVMVPNVVGKDLPEALLDLQARELYPRIQLRYSQKADEKGLILEQDPSPGAIVKGGKRIELVVSQGTVIDTVQNYIGENIEDVQNRIRELFTSGSRQYLQIKQPYLTKYSAEPAGTILEQEPAAGTPIANNMELTFVVSKGTQAETTQVPNMAGADLKKIYQVMQRAAVTFAFTAGSTTGTDITVQQQSAAAQSEVPVFSPVTLTVSLPEPADGMVSGILKTTLAEFPYPFTVSLYAAYPNGDKDLLTSFRHPGGAYSVPYTVPEGTKLSLEVLNKEVYTETVGANTAE; translated from the coding sequence ATGAGTATAGGTGATATTGCTGATGATATCAGCGGAAACGGAAAAACAATTGTTATTACATCGTTGGTGATGCTCATCGTTTTTGTTGCGGTTTCGACGCTGGTCTTTTTTATTTCGTTAAAAAGTGCCGAGCAAGTGATGGTACCGAATGTTGTCGGTAAAGATTTACCCGAAGCGCTGCTCGATTTGCAGGCGCGTGAGCTCTATCCGCGCATTCAGCTCCGCTATTCTCAAAAAGCAGATGAGAAGGGGCTTATCCTTGAGCAGGATCCCAGCCCGGGGGCTATCGTCAAAGGCGGCAAACGGATCGAGCTGGTGGTAAGCCAAGGGACTGTCATCGATACGGTACAGAACTATATCGGAGAGAACATCGAAGATGTACAAAATCGGATACGGGAGTTGTTTACCTCCGGCAGCCGCCAATACCTCCAGATTAAACAGCCGTATTTGACAAAATACAGCGCCGAACCCGCAGGAACCATCCTTGAGCAGGAACCCGCAGCGGGAACTCCGATTGCGAATAATATGGAGCTGACCTTTGTGGTAAGCAAGGGAACGCAAGCAGAAACAACCCAAGTTCCCAATATGGCCGGCGCCGATCTAAAAAAAATATATCAGGTAATGCAGAGAGCTGCGGTAACTTTTGCCTTTACAGCAGGCAGCACAACGGGAACGGATATTACCGTACAACAGCAAAGCGCCGCAGCACAGAGCGAAGTTCCGGTATTTTCTCCGGTAACACTGACCGTTTCCCTGCCGGAACCGGCAGACGGCATGGTGTCCGGTATCCTCAAAACAACACTGGCAGAGTTCCCCTACCCCTTTACCGTTTCGCTCTATGCGGCGTATCCCAACGGGGATAAGGATCTCCTTACCTCATTCCGGCATCCGGGCGGCGCATATTCCGTACCGTACACCGTTCCGGAAGGAACAAAGCTGTCGCTGGAAGTGCTCAACAAAGAGGTCTACACCGAAACGGTAGGCGCAAATACGGCGGAATAA
- a CDS encoding ABC transporter substrate-binding protein, giving the protein MKKLLITVLFFSIVLGGVYGAGKKDEPAKTAGTAAVSAAEGTHTVVDFKGNSVEVPNKIERIVVLGPLPAPTVLTVFQQGKTDNIVGVSPDSVNGAKYSIFSKYAPDFQNISSAFYTGGKLNLEELIKLKPDVVFYMDASVAAPLRQAGIAAVALAHPSTGWDASPLVTLKSWMDTMAQTLQMESPAQQIIAYGEQVEKEIKARIEKHPLPSPNKILFISKYSDTTIASAGKKSFGQYWANLLGGINLGGKATQGAINMEQIYEWQPDQIFILTFSDKTPDNLYNNTAAPGHDWSGINAVKNRQVFKFPFGMHRWWPPTTDTPLAMWWFAKTARPDLFGDIDMNQKIKEYYKQFYNMTLTDADVEWILHPRAEAKRQYF; this is encoded by the coding sequence ATGAAAAAACTACTAATAACGGTATTGTTTTTTTCTATTGTGTTGGGCGGCGTCTACGGCGCCGGTAAAAAAGATGAACCGGCAAAGACAGCCGGAACCGCGGCGGTAAGTGCTGCAGAAGGAACTCATACGGTTGTGGACTTTAAGGGAAATTCGGTAGAGGTTCCCAATAAGATCGAACGGATCGTGGTATTAGGTCCGCTGCCTGCACCGACCGTTCTAACCGTATTTCAACAGGGTAAGACCGACAATATTGTCGGAGTCTCTCCCGATTCCGTCAACGGAGCAAAGTACAGCATATTTTCAAAATATGCCCCGGACTTCCAAAATATTTCCTCTGCGTTTTATACCGGCGGAAAGCTCAACTTGGAAGAATTGATAAAGCTCAAGCCGGATGTTGTCTTTTATATGGATGCATCGGTTGCGGCTCCTCTCCGGCAAGCCGGGATTGCTGCTGTAGCCTTAGCACATCCGAGTACCGGATGGGATGCAAGCCCGCTTGTAACCCTCAAGTCGTGGATGGATACGATGGCTCAAACGCTGCAAATGGAAAGCCCTGCTCAACAGATTATTGCCTACGGCGAACAAGTTGAAAAGGAAATTAAAGCTCGAATTGAAAAGCATCCGCTTCCCTCTCCGAATAAGATTCTGTTTATCAGTAAGTATTCGGACACAACCATCGCCTCTGCCGGAAAGAAATCGTTCGGTCAATACTGGGCAAACTTGCTGGGCGGAATAAACCTTGGAGGGAAGGCAACTCAGGGGGCTATCAATATGGAACAAATATATGAATGGCAGCCTGATCAGATATTTATCTTAACCTTTTCCGATAAGACACCGGATAATTTATACAACAACACGGCGGCTCCCGGTCATGATTGGAGCGGTATAAATGCCGTTAAAAACCGGCAAGTCTTTAAGTTTCCGTTTGGAATGCACCGTTGGTGGCCGCCCACAACCGATACTCCGCTTGCTATGTGGTGGTTTGCAAAAACAGCCCGTCCCGACCTTTTCGGCGATATCGATATGAATCAAAAAATAAAAGAATATTATAAACAATTCTATAATATGACGCTTACCGATGCCGATGTAGAATGGATTTTGCATCCCCGTGCAGAGGCAAAACGGCAGTATTTTTAA